The following are encoded together in the Pleurocapsa sp. FMAR1 genome:
- a CDS encoding cold-shock protein, whose amino-acid sequence MSTGTVKFFNDEKGFGFILQDDGGKDLFVHATEIQGDRNTTLNEGQKVEYEVGQGKKGPCAVNVIPN is encoded by the coding sequence ATGAGTACAGGTACTGTAAAGTTCTTTAATGACGAGAAAGGCTTTGGTTTTATACTTCAAGATGACGGAGGCAAAGATCTTTTTGTTCATGCCACCGAAATTCAAGGCGATCGCAATACTACTCTCAATGAGGGACAGAAAGTGGAATATGAAGTTGGACAAGGCAAGAAAGGACCTTGTGCGGTAAACGTTATTCCAAATTGA